A genomic window from Glycine soja cultivar W05 chromosome 10, ASM419377v2, whole genome shotgun sequence includes:
- the LOC114371528 gene encoding uncharacterized protein LOC114371528, which translates to MEAWKNMGWEWNFKWRRHLFDNEIDMAANFLGEVEGGQIQINKRDEWTWLAETSGQYSTKSVYDEMWGADTEGNKLQEFKDIWKLKIPPKVVVFAWRLIRDRLPTKSNLTRR; encoded by the coding sequence ATGGAAGCTTGGAAGAATATGGGGTGGGAGTGGAACTTCAAATGGAGGAGGCATCTGTTCGACAATGAGATTGATATGGCAGCCAACTTTCTAGGTGAGGTGGAAGGCGGCCAAATACAAATTAACAAAAGAGATGAGTGGACTTGGCTAGCAGAAACTAGTGGTCAATATTCCACAAAAAGTGTCTATGATGAGATGTGGGGAGCTGATACAGAAGGCAATAAATTGCAGGAGTTTAAAGATATATGGAAGTTAAAGATACCACCTAAAGTTGTAGTCTTTGCATGGAGACTGATTAGGGATAGGCTGCCAACTAAGTCAAATTTGACAAGGAGATAG